The Amphiura filiformis chromosome 12, Afil_fr2py, whole genome shotgun sequence genome includes a region encoding these proteins:
- the LOC140165515 gene encoding uncharacterized protein → MSSKNQHEKIHTGEKPYECSYCNKSFNQMGHKNQHEKTHTAEKPHKCSYCNKSFSRIGTKNQHEKLHRGEKPYTCSYCNKFFSVLGNKNRHEKIHRGEKPYKCSYCNKSFTQSCGKNRHEKIHRAEKIHRAEKPHKCSYCNKSFRQMSNKNQHEKVHRGEKPHKCSCCNKSFSRMGDKNVHEKTHTGEKPYTCSYCNKSFSQMGHKNQHEKIHRGEKPHKCSYCNKSFSQMGNKNRHEMMHIGENPHKCSYCNKSFSQMGNKNQHEKIHRGENPHKCSYCNKSFSQMSTKNQHEKIHTGEKPHKCSYCKLIPLSSLK, encoded by the coding sequence ATGAGCAgcaagaatcaacatgaaaaaataCATACTGGAGAAAAACCGTAtgaatgcagctactgcaacaagtCCTTCAACCAAATGGGCCacaagaatcaacatgaaaagacACATACAgcagaaaaacctcataaatgtagctactgcaacaagTCCTTCAGTCGTATAGGCAccaagaatcaacatgaaaagctacatagaggagaaaaaccttatacatgtagctactgtaacaagttCTTCAGTGTACTGGgcaacaagaatcgacatgaaaagatacatagaggggaaaaaccttataaatgtagctactgtaacaagtccTTCACTCAAAGCTGTGGCAAGAATCGACACGAAAAGATACATAGAGCAGAAAAGATACATAGAgcagaaaaacctcataaatgtagctactgcaacaagTCTTTCCGTCAAATGAGCAacaagaatcaacatgaaaaggTACACagaggagaaaaacctcataaatgtagctgctgtaacaaatcattcagtcgAATGGGTGACAAGAATGTACATGAAAAGacacatacaggagaaaaaccttatacatgtagctactgcaacaagTCTTTCAGTCAAATGGGCCacaagaatcaacatgaaaagatacatagaggagaaaaacctcataaatgtagctactgcaacaagTCCTTCAGTCAAATGGGCAACAAGAACCGACATGAAATGATGCATATAGGAGAAAaccctcataaatgtagctactgtaacaagtccTTCAGTCAAATGGGCAacaagaatcaacatgaaaagatacatagaggagaaaaccctcataaatgtagctactgtaacaagtccTTCAGTCAAATGAGCAccaagaatcaacatgaaaagatacacacaggagaaaaacctcataaatgtagctactgtaaatTAATTCCATTAAGCAGTTTAAAGTAA